A single window of Xiphophorus hellerii strain 12219 chromosome 12, Xiphophorus_hellerii-4.1, whole genome shotgun sequence DNA harbors:
- the vgll4l gene encoding vestigial like 4 like, with product MAVANFQYITRMSSGFKVYILEGQPHLRGEDRYRHMGNERPRAPAVFPVKRKRNYERGLTLEERRERAINRNKMVQRAGPVPAPFSTQQSPSSPQSPTPSPTSPFPPYVYYTPVSDEPLALIKKPRKDPENAREKTTASAATQIQMRPSVITCVSSVQSPSSRPEVRKSHSSGDSKCNYDHVLEEHFQRSLGVNYQQAPTKELSISVSVDDHFAKALGEDKWLQIKSKSSSCSSTPPSSPSVTHSPTYSHSPNHSHKQSPLTSSHWTLN from the exons ATGGCTGTGGCTAACTTCCAGTACATTACCCGGATGAGCAGTGGCTTCAAGGTCTACATATTAGAAG GCCAGCCTCATCTCAGAGGTGAAGACCGGTACAGGCATATGGGGAACGAGCGACCTCGAGCTCCGGCTGTGTTTCCGGTCAAACGCAAGCGCAACTACGAGAGAGGCCTCACGTTGGAGGAGAG GCGAGAGCGGGCAATAAACAGGAACAAGATGGTCCAGAGGGCTGGTCCAGTGCCTGCACCCTTCAGTACCCAGCAGAGTCCATCATCCCCACAGAGCCCAACGCCTAGTCCTACCAGCCCTTTCCCCCCCTACGTCTACTACACACCAGTCAGCGATGAACCCCTGGCACTCATCAAAAAACCAAGGAAAGACCCTGAAAACGCAAGAGAAAAGACTACGGCCTCTGCTGCCACTCAGATCCAG ATGCGCCCATCAGTGATCACCTGTGTGTCATCAGTACAAAGCCCTTCTTCTAGACCCGAGGTCCGCAAAAGCCACTCCTCAG GAGACTCCAAATGCAATTATGATCACGTCCTCGAGGAGCATTTCCAGAGGAGTCTAGGGGTGAATTACCAACAAGCGCCCACCAAGGAACTTTCCATCAGTGTGTCCGTGGACGACCACTTTGCCAAGGCACTGGGAGAGGACAAGTGGCTGCAGATCAAATCCAAGTCgtcctcctgctcctccacgCCGCCCAGTAGCCCCAGCGTCACCCACTCGCCCACCTACAGCCACAGTCCCAACCATTCCCACAAACAGTCACCGCTGACATCCAGCCACTGGACCCTTAACTAA